The following are from one region of the Bactrocera oleae isolate idBacOlea1 chromosome 6, idBacOlea1, whole genome shotgun sequence genome:
- the Mkp gene encoding dual specificity protein phosphatase 19 → MSFLQQLKTKRMALKSTKTIVTTTSGKRFIEANTTTSTPIQHLKEQSYGFVVDTKPDTIPACILADFLYLGSQDAVNSENISAYKLTHILSVGIETPRLVGDKVQTKFLPCLDLPETVLLERVIPAANQFINDAESSRGRVLVHCNAGVSRAASIVIAYLILVRGMLFDDAYALVKSKRECIQPNVGFIKQLKKLKLDEV, encoded by the coding sequence ATGAGTTTCCTACAGCAGCTGAAAACTAAACGCATGGCTTTAAAATCCACCAAAACCATTGTAACCACAACAAGTGGCAAACGTTTTATCGAAGCAAATACAACTACCTCAACACCTATACAACATCTAAAAGAACAGTCTTATGGTTTTGTAGTTGATACAAAACCAGATACCATACCAGCATGTATTCTAGCCGATTTCCTCTATTTGGGCTCACAAGATGCTGTTAATAGTGAAAATATAAGTGCATATAAACTAACACATATTTTAAGCGTTGGTATTGAGACACCACGCTTAGTTGGTGACAAAGTGCAGACCAAATTTTTGCCATGTCTCGATTTGCCCGAAACGGTACTTCTAGAGCGTGTCATTCCAGCGGCAAATCAATTCATCAACGACGCAGAATCGTCGCGCGGTCGTGTGCTAGTGCATTGTAATGCTGGTGTTTCGCGCGCGGCCAGCATTGTTATTGCTTATTTAATATTAGTGCGTGGTATGCTGTTTGACGATGCCTATGCGTTAGTAAAGTCAAAACGCGAATGTATACAACCAAATGTAGGATTTATTAAGcagttaaagaaactaaaattaGACGAAGTGTAG
- the Mtch gene encoding mitochondrial carrier homolog 2, with protein MATLDSTFVKINDNDENKEVNEWIRFGMRLAVSAALHPFEYSKVLIQLGYEPIPARPGTSLLGKPIMVLPNIFQYAGYIRKIDGFYGCYRGLAPKLVGSIVSMIFSEKIADRVGLPAIDDNDKDENDLTDEELYVQFKVNLKRDVVLSVSGIIVSHPFHVISLRMMAQFIGRETLYQSIFGSIKEIYKTEGVLGFFSGLVPKLLCDVVCLVLTSTTVFVLNKYLIKDKIGRQYNAGFVQFAFSSVLYPFQVVSSCMSVTGSRLMAGRPPVMPEYKNWVDCWNDLQARGELKRGTSLFWRSVGGSSKIASAGRRADFAPLPTIAKYQ; from the exons ATGGCAACATTAGATTCCACATTCGTTAAAATAAATGACAATGACGAAAATAAAGAAGTGAATGAATGGATTCGTTTTGGAATGCGACTAGCAGTTAGCGCTGCACTACACCCATTTGAATATTCAAAGGTGCTTATCCAGTTAGGCTATGAACCCATACCAGCACGTCCCGGCACATCCCTCTTGGGAAAACCAATTATGGTGCTGCCCAATATCTTTCAGTACG CTGGATACATCAGGAAAATAGATGGTTTCTATGGCTGTTATCGTGGTCTTGCGCCCAAATTAGTAGGTTCTATTGTTAGCATGATTTTCAGTGAAAAAATTGCGGATAGGGTGGGCCTTCCAGCAATCGATGATAATGATAAGGATGAAAATGACCTCACCGATGAAGAACT TTATGTACAGTTTAAGGTGAACCTAAAGCGCGATGTTGTGTTGAGCGTATCGGGGATAATTGTCTCGCATCCATTTCATGTGATTTCACTGCGTATGATGGCACAATTTATTGGACGAGAAACTCTTTATCAATCAATATTTGGTTccattaaagaaatttataaaactgaAGGTGTTTTAGGATTTTTTTCCGGTTTAGTTCCCAAGCTGCTTTGTGATGTAGTGTGTCTGGTGCTCACAAGTACCACGGTATTCGTGCTAAACAAATATCTTATCAAAGACAAAATTGGAAGACAGTATAATGCCGGCTTTGTACAA TTTGCTTTCTCAAGCGTTTTGTATCCGTTCCAAGTGGTTTCTTCATGCATGTCTGTGACAGGCTCACGCTTAATGGCTGGCCGCCCGCCAGTGATGCCTGAATACAAAAACTGGGTTGATTGTTGGAATGACTTACAAGCGCGTGGCGAGCTTAAGCGCGGCACGTCATTGTTTTGGCG TTCTGTTGGTGGCTCATCAAAGATTGCTAGTGCTGGAAGGCGCGCGGATTTTGCGCCCCTCCCAACGATTGCAAAATATCAATAA
- the p130CAS gene encoding breast cancer anti-estrogen resistance protein 1 isoform X3, with translation MMSATAANGSGNGSEFETYDTPKPATPVNYDCPKNVCRTPTQLRFGDTTLHNMKGCSTPIQEESYDVPRPLNTLIQQQHTLTPSSSNSSLLTSDSLSLSFSSSNRSSLANMPDYDVPRRNPLPVRAVQQQQQQLLLQQRQTPTPGVNGNCAAYDFPLPSNLSTPLAEKSSPNATLMAAAASKELPLELSSALYTLDKLQFEAKTAITKLLSFVTPSWRQREKLEPVLMDVKLTAVRLRTALHDLSEFGEGALGNATRSEDRNLALKLRPHVRALRDADKLIHDTTETLDAQGWAIEQLMRSEEKFKINNKPPDSLDQLIACAQTLTEDVRQTTSFIHGNASLLFKRSLSECGADEEESAKCAGTTQAPQTPNRGSSEWVEDYDYVSFESKDAAAKKNSALREAIPANLKKNFDTVIKAAETTVMAASNAPTTNTNTKKPELTVKDKKLVCYYAVQISTHMGNLQQAIDSFLETVEKNQPPKFFIAYGKFVVVSAHNLVTIGDIVHRNISKLELREKILRCTDALSEALKTCVQKSKKAAAQFPSVTAVQEMVDSVVDISHLAADLKVAMLQAVQLSL, from the exons ATGATGTCGGCGACGGCGGCCAATGGCAGCGGTAACGGCAGCGAGTTCGAGACCTACGATACACCAAAACCGGCCACACCAGTCAATTACGATTGCCCCAAGAATGTGTGTCGCACACCAACTCAATTGCGCTTCGGCGACACGACGCTGCACAACATGAAGGGGTGCTCGACACCCATACAAGAGGAGTCCTACGATGTGCCGCGTCCACTGAACACGCTCATTCAGCAGCAGCACACTTTGACGCCAAGCAGCTCCAATTCCTCGTTACTCACCAGCGACAGCTTGAGTTTATCCTTCTCGTCGTCGAATCGCTCGTCGTTGGCGAATATGCCCGACTATGATGTGCCGCGTCGCAATCCATTGCCGGTGCGTGCcgtacaacagcaacagcaacagctttTGCTGCAACAACGCCAAACGCCGACGCCAGGCGTAAACGGTAATTGTGCGGCTTACGACTTTCCATTGCCGTCGAATCTGAGCACACCGTTGGCGGAGAAGTCGTCGCCCAACGCCACGTTAATGGCTGCCGCGGCCAGCAAGGAGCTGCCGCTGGAATTGTCCTCGGCGCTGTATACGCTGGATAAATTGCAATTCGAGGCCAAGACCGCAATCACAAA aTTGCTCTCCTTTGTCACGCCGAGTTGGCGGCAGCGCGAGAAACTGGAACCGGTGCTGATGGATGTTAAATTGACGGCGGTACGTTTGCGCACCGCTCTGCATGATCTCAGCGAGTTTGGCGAAGGCGCGCTGGGCAATGCGACACGCTCCGAAGATCGCAATTTGGCGTTGAAGCTGCGACcgcatgtgcgcgcactgcgtGATGCCGACAAGCTAATACACGATACCACAGAGACGCTGGACGCGCAAGGTTGGGCCATCGAACAACTGATGCGCAGCGAAGAGAAAttcaaaatcaataataaaccGCCCGATAGTCTCGATCAGCTAATTGCATGCGCGCAAACGCTCACCGAAGATGTGCGTCAAACCACCTCGTTCATACACGGCAACGCGTCGCTGCTGTTCAAACGCAGTCTGAGCGAGTGCGGCGCTGATGAGGAGGAGAGCGCGAAGTGCGCTGGCACCACACAAGCGCCACAAACGCCTAATCGCGGCAGTTCCGAATGGGTGGAAGACTACGATTATGTTTCCTTTGAATCGAAAGATGCGGCAGCGAAAAAGAACTCAGCGCTGCGCGAAGCAATACCGGccaatttgaagaaaaatttcgaCACTGTCATAAAAGCGGCAGAAACAACCGTTATGGCCGCGTCAAATGCACCAACAACGAACACCAACACAAAGAAGCCAGAATTAACCGTTAAAGATAAGAAATTGGTATGCTATTATGCCGTGCAAATATCTACACATATGGGTAATCTACAGCAAGCGATCGACTCCTTCCTGGAGACTGTCGAGAAAAATCAGCCGCCGAAATTCTTTATTGCCTATGGCAAATTTGTTGTGGTGAGCGCGCACAATCTGGTCACCATTGGCGATATAGTGCATCGCAATATCTCCAAGCTCGAGCTGCGGGAGAAGATTTTACGCTGTACAGACGCGCTCTCGGAGGCGCTCAAGACGTGCGTGCAAAAGTCCAAAAAGGCAGCGGCGCAATTTCCCAGCGTTACGGCGGTACAAGAGATGGTGGACTCTGTGGTAGATATAAGTCACCTGGCGGCGGATCTCAAAGTGGCCATGCTGCAGGCCGTGCAGCTGAGTTTATAA
- the p130CAS gene encoding breast cancer anti-estrogen resistance protein 1 isoform X2 produces MLDASYLQDYDVPRPQAIKIQKKLYAKAIYDNIADSPDELAFKKGDVLTVIEQDTDGLKGWWLCCLRGREGLCPGNRLRILNSYDSGCYSLSPPPSPCPSLAPSLLTLNSNSTACYDHLSINSSGGTISSSGSSSHHASHANAHNGVGLRDNQQTHLLTQQQRQGTRRSWHVSPNKVITPQRYGDVYIYNCPTPATPYSRHSQPSQQLQQQQQQLYSNQSIYQNIGMMSATAANGSGNGSEFETYDTPKPATPVNYDCPKNVCRTPTQLRFGDTTLHNMKGCSTPIQEESYDVPRPLNTLIQQQHTLTPSSSNSSLLTSDSLSLSFSSSNRSSLANMPDYDVPRRNPLPVRAVQQQQQQLLLQQRQTPTPGVNGNCAAYDFPLPSNLSTPLAEKSSPNATLMAAAASKELPLELSSALYTLDKLQFEAKTAITKLLSFVTPSWRQREKLEPVLMDVKLTAVRLRTALHDLSEFGEGALGNATRSEDRNLALKLRPHVRALRDADKLIHDTTETLDAQGWAIEQLMRSEEKFKINNKPPDSLDQLIACAQTLTEDVRQTTSFIHGNASLLFKRSLSECGADEEESAKCAGTTQAPQTPNRGSSEWVEDYDYVSFESKDAAAKKNSALREAIPANLKKNFDTVIKAAETTVMAASNAPTTNTNTKKPELTVKDKKLVCYYAVQISTHMGNLQQAIDSFLETVEKNQPPKFFIAYGKFVVVSAHNLVTIGDIVHRNISKLELREKILRCTDALSEALKTCVQKSKKAAAQFPSVTAVQEMVDSVVDISHLAADLKVAMLQAVQLSL; encoded by the exons AAACTTTATGCGAAAGCTATCTATGATAACATTGCCGACTCGCCCGATGAGTTGGCCTTCAAGAAAGGCGATGTCCTCACTGTCATAGAACAGGACACAGATGGTCTGAAAGGTTGGTGGCTCTGCTGTTTGCGTGGACGCGAG GGTCTCTGTCCCGGCAATCGTTTACGCATATTAAACTCTTACGATTCCGGTTGTTATTCGCTGTCGCCACCGCCCTCACCTTGTCCCTCGCTGGCACCCAGCCTGCTCACCTTGAACAGCAACTCCACCGCTTGCTATGATCATTTGTCCATTAACAGCAGCGGTGGCACCatcagcagcagcggcagcagtaGTCATCATGCCAGCCATGCGAACGCCCACAACGGTGTCGGACTGCGCGACAATCAACAGACACACCTCCTGACACAGCAGCAGAGACAGGGCACACGACGCTCCTGGCATGTATCGCCGAATAAG GTAATAACACCGCAGCGTTACGGTGATGTTTACATCTACAACTGTCCGACACCAGCAACCCCTTACAGTCGGCACAGTCAGCCAAGTcaacagttacaacaacaacaacaacaactatatagCAACCAAAGTATATATCAGAACATCGGCATGATGTCGGCGACGGCGGCCAATGGCAGCGGTAACGGCAGCGAGTTCGAGACCTACGATACACCAAAACCGGCCACACCAGTCAATTACGATTGCCCCAAGAATGTGTGTCGCACACCAACTCAATTGCGCTTCGGCGACACGACGCTGCACAACATGAAGGGGTGCTCGACACCCATACAAGAGGAGTCCTACGATGTGCCGCGTCCACTGAACACGCTCATTCAGCAGCAGCACACTTTGACGCCAAGCAGCTCCAATTCCTCGTTACTCACCAGCGACAGCTTGAGTTTATCCTTCTCGTCGTCGAATCGCTCGTCGTTGGCGAATATGCCCGACTATGATGTGCCGCGTCGCAATCCATTGCCGGTGCGTGCcgtacaacagcaacagcaacagctttTGCTGCAACAACGCCAAACGCCGACGCCAGGCGTAAACGGTAATTGTGCGGCTTACGACTTTCCATTGCCGTCGAATCTGAGCACACCGTTGGCGGAGAAGTCGTCGCCCAACGCCACGTTAATGGCTGCCGCGGCCAGCAAGGAGCTGCCGCTGGAATTGTCCTCGGCGCTGTATACGCTGGATAAATTGCAATTCGAGGCCAAGACCGCAATCACAAA aTTGCTCTCCTTTGTCACGCCGAGTTGGCGGCAGCGCGAGAAACTGGAACCGGTGCTGATGGATGTTAAATTGACGGCGGTACGTTTGCGCACCGCTCTGCATGATCTCAGCGAGTTTGGCGAAGGCGCGCTGGGCAATGCGACACGCTCCGAAGATCGCAATTTGGCGTTGAAGCTGCGACcgcatgtgcgcgcactgcgtGATGCCGACAAGCTAATACACGATACCACAGAGACGCTGGACGCGCAAGGTTGGGCCATCGAACAACTGATGCGCAGCGAAGAGAAAttcaaaatcaataataaaccGCCCGATAGTCTCGATCAGCTAATTGCATGCGCGCAAACGCTCACCGAAGATGTGCGTCAAACCACCTCGTTCATACACGGCAACGCGTCGCTGCTGTTCAAACGCAGTCTGAGCGAGTGCGGCGCTGATGAGGAGGAGAGCGCGAAGTGCGCTGGCACCACACAAGCGCCACAAACGCCTAATCGCGGCAGTTCCGAATGGGTGGAAGACTACGATTATGTTTCCTTTGAATCGAAAGATGCGGCAGCGAAAAAGAACTCAGCGCTGCGCGAAGCAATACCGGccaatttgaagaaaaatttcgaCACTGTCATAAAAGCGGCAGAAACAACCGTTATGGCCGCGTCAAATGCACCAACAACGAACACCAACACAAAGAAGCCAGAATTAACCGTTAAAGATAAGAAATTGGTATGCTATTATGCCGTGCAAATATCTACACATATGGGTAATCTACAGCAAGCGATCGACTCCTTCCTGGAGACTGTCGAGAAAAATCAGCCGCCGAAATTCTTTATTGCCTATGGCAAATTTGTTGTGGTGAGCGCGCACAATCTGGTCACCATTGGCGATATAGTGCATCGCAATATCTCCAAGCTCGAGCTGCGGGAGAAGATTTTACGCTGTACAGACGCGCTCTCGGAGGCGCTCAAGACGTGCGTGCAAAAGTCCAAAAAGGCAGCGGCGCAATTTCCCAGCGTTACGGCGGTACAAGAGATGGTGGACTCTGTGGTAGATATAAGTCACCTGGCGGCGGATCTCAAAGTGGCCATGCTGCAGGCCGTGCAGCTGAGTTTATAA
- the LOC106622481 gene encoding tRNA pseudouridine synthase-like 1 has translation MYRYLLNISYIGTNFRGIQKTINKAAESQVDTKTIQGCIELVCRALHPKNEIQTVLSSRTDAGVHALHSTLHIDLERHNAEPYEPANITSILNRMLLKNALPIRVLSTQQVPNTFHSRYHARGRTYLYRFAVAKNGITDTDRPKNENFKAFIPVEELDRCLFLQNGRFDIERLREVTRMFLGLHDFRTFMSVSRQQSPTRDHPRYTVRTIDEIIVKPGKSSAIGANAELAENIYDYWEIEFKAKAFLYKQVRRIVGTLISVATGHIDEQCVYQMLTIPSKNSWDHRILLSPPFGLYLCRVHYDEKDLKLPNIVNENEFPTAAEN, from the exons ATGTACCGCTACTTGTTAAACATCTCATATATAGGTACAAATTTCcg TGGTATACAGAAAACGATTAATAAAGCTGCGGAATCCCAAGTGGATACAAAAACTATACAAGGCTGCATTGAATTGGTTTGTCGGGCGTTGCATCCCAAAAACGAAATCCAAACCGTGCTTTCAAGTCG CACTGACGCTGGTGTGCATGCATTACATTCAACGCTTCACATAGACTTGGAGCGTCATAATGCGGAACCCTATGAACCTGCTAACATCACCAGCATTTTAAACCGTATGCTTCTTAAAAATGCATTGCCAATACGAGTATTGAGCACCCAACAAGTTCCGAACACTTTCCACAGTCGCTATCATGCACGTGGACGCACATACTTGTATCGTTTTGCAGTGGCCAAAAATGGTATTACTGATACCGATCGTCcaaaaaatgaaaactttaaaGCTTTCATACCGGTGGAAGAACTAGACCGTTGTCTTTTTCTACA AAACGGTAGATTTGATATAGAACGATTGCGTGAGGTGACACGAATGTTTCTTGGTTTACACGATTTTCGCACTTTTATGAGTGTCAGTCGTCAACAGAGCCCTACACGTGATCATCCTAGATACACAGTACGCACAATCGATGAAATAATTGTGAAACCTGGAAAGTCTAGTGCGATCGGCGCAAATGCTGAACTGGCAGAGAATATATACGATTATTGGGAAATTGAGTTTAAAGCTAAAGCATTTCTGTACAAACAA GTGCGACGCATTGTTGGCACATTGATATCGGTTGCTACCGGGCACATCGATGAACAATGTGTATATCAAATGCTAACGATCCCATCGAAAAACTCTTGGGACCATCGCATATTGCTCTCACCACCATTTGGTCTCTATCTTTGTCGTGTGCACTACGATGAAAAAGATTTAAAGCTGCCTAATATAGTCAATGAAAATGAGTTTCCTACAGCAGCTGAAAACTAA